A genome region from Hevea brasiliensis isolate MT/VB/25A 57/8 chromosome 9, ASM3005281v1, whole genome shotgun sequence includes the following:
- the LOC110661176 gene encoding histone chaperone ASF1B — protein sequence MSAVNITNVTVLDNPAPFLSPFQFEISYECLTPLKDDLEWKLIYVGSAEDETYDQLLESVLVGPINVGNYRFVLQADPPDPLKIREEDIIGVTVLLLTCSYLGQEFVRVGYYVNNDYEDEQLREEPPSKVLIDKVQRNILSDKPRVTKFPINFYPENTEAAEELPAHDQPAETDGNEEQLLPSPDQSSDKEG from the exons ATGAGTGCTGTCAATATCACTAACGTTACTGTACTGGATAATCCGGCGCCGTTTTTGTCCCCTTTTCAGTTCGAGATCTCTTACGAGTGCTTGACTCCTCTCAAAGATG ATTTGGAATGGAAACTAATCTATGTGGGGTCAGCTGAGGATGAGACATATGATCAACTTTTGGAGAGTGTTCTTGTTGGGCCCATCAATGTTGGAAACTATCGATTTGTTTTGCAG GCAGACCCACCTGATCCTTTGAAGATTCGCGAAGAAGATATCATTGGCGTGACAGTGCTTTTGTTGACCTGCTCCTATCTGGGTCAGGAATTTGTTAGAGTTGGTTACTATGTTAACAATGACTATGAAGATGAGCAACTGAGAGAGGAACCTCCATCAAAAGTGTTAATTGATAAGGTTCAAAGAAACATTTTGTCTGACAAACCCAGGGTCACAAAGTTCCCCATCAATTTTTATCCTGAGAACACTGAAGCTGCTGAGGAACTTCCTGCACATGATCAACCTGCAGAAACTGATGGAAATGAAGAACAGTTGCTACCTTCTCCTGATCAATCTTCAGATAAAGAGGGATGA